One genomic region from Bacillota bacterium encodes:
- a CDS encoding ribose-phosphate pyrophosphokinase yields the protein MFSRHKKLKIFTGNANPALAVEICHYLGVPLGNSQASRFSDGEIRICIQENVRGADVFVIQPTGHPVNENLMELLMMIDALKRASARRITAVMPYYGYARQDRKTRAREPITAKLVANLLTASGVNRVITMDLHAGQIQGFFDIPVDHLPAGPILAEYLIRRHLEDVVMVSPDVGGVVRARDLAERIGAPLAVIDKRRPEPNVAEIIHVIGPVQNKTAVILDDIIDTAGTIMEGGHALLEYGAKAVYVCCTHPVLSGPAIDRLRDSAIEEVIVTDTVPIPPERMLPKIKVLSVAPLLGEAVIRVHENLSVSKLFDTPV from the coding sequence ATGTTCTCGCGCCACAAGAAGCTGAAGATCTTCACCGGAAACGCCAACCCGGCCCTGGCGGTCGAGATCTGCCACTACCTCGGGGTGCCGCTGGGGAATTCCCAGGCGTCACGGTTCTCGGACGGCGAGATCCGGATCTGCATTCAGGAGAATGTCCGGGGCGCGGACGTGTTTGTGATCCAGCCCACCGGCCACCCGGTGAACGAAAACCTGATGGAACTCCTGATGATGATCGATGCCCTGAAAAGGGCTTCCGCCCGCCGGATCACCGCCGTGATGCCCTACTACGGTTACGCCCGGCAGGACCGGAAGACCCGGGCGCGGGAACCGATCACCGCCAAACTGGTGGCCAACCTGCTTACGGCGAGCGGGGTGAACCGGGTGATCACCATGGACCTGCACGCCGGTCAGATACAGGGCTTTTTCGACATTCCGGTGGACCATCTGCCGGCCGGTCCGATCCTGGCTGAGTACCTGATCCGCCGGCACCTGGAGGACGTGGTAATGGTCTCCCCGGACGTGGGCGGAGTGGTTCGGGCGCGGGACCTGGCCGAGCGCATCGGGGCGCCCTTGGCGGTGATCGACAAGCGGCGCCCGGAGCCGAACGTGGCCGAGATCATCCACGTGATCGGTCCGGTTCAGAACAAGACGGCCGTAATCCTGGACGATATCATCGACACGGCCGGGACCATCATGGAGGGTGGACATGCCCTCCTGGAGTACGGGGCCAAGGCGGTCTACGTCTGCTGCACGCACCCGGTCCTTTCCGGCCCCGCGATCGACCGGCTGCGAGATTCGGCGATCGAGGAAGTGATCGTCACCGACACCGTTCCGATTCCGCCCGAAAGAATGCTGCCCAAAATCAAAGTCTTGTCCGTCGCCCCCCTGCTTGGGGAAGCCGTCATCCGGGTCCACGAAAACCTGTCGGTCAGCAAGCTTTTTGACACCCCGGTTTAG